From Chaetodon auriga isolate fChaAug3 chromosome 10, fChaAug3.hap1, whole genome shotgun sequence, a single genomic window includes:
- the LOC143326971 gene encoding tubulin alpha-1C chain-like yields MRECISVHVGQAGVQIGNACWELYCLEHGIQPDGQMPSDKTIGGGDDSFNTFFSETGAGKHVPRAVFVDLEPTVIDEVRTGTYRQLFHPEQLITGKEDAANNYARGHYTIGKELIDVVLDRIRKLADQCTGLQGFLVFHSFGGGTGSGFTSLLMERLSVDYGKKSKLEFSIYPAPQVSTAVVEPYNSILTTHTTLEHSDCAFMVDNEAIYDICRRNLDIERPTYTNLNRLISQIVSSITASLRFDGALNVDLTEFQTNLVPYPRIHFPLATYAPVISAEKAYHEQLSVAQITNACFEPANQMVKCDPRHGKYMACCLLFRGDVVPKDVNAAIAAIKTKRTIQFVDWCPTGFKVGINYQPPTVVPGGDLAKVQRAVCMLSNTTAIAEAWARLDHKFDLMYAKRAFVHWYVGEGMEEGEFSEAREDMAALEKDYEEVGTDSMGEDDDEGEEY; encoded by the exons ATG CGTGAGTGTATCTCAGTGCACGTTGGTCAGGCTGGTGTCCAGATTGGCAATGCCTGCTGGGAGCTTTACTGCCTGGAACATGGGATCCAGCCGGACGGACAGATGCCCAGTGACAAGACCattggaggaggagatgattcCTTCAACACCTTCTTCAGTGAGACTGGAGCTGGAAAGCACGTCCCcagagctgtttttgtggaCCTGGAGCCCACTGTTATTG ATGAGGTGCGCACTGGGACCTACCGCCAGCTGTTCCACCCTGAGCAGCTGATCACTGGGAAGGAGGATGCTGCCAACAACTACGCTCGTGGACACTACACCATCGGCAAAGAGCTCATTGATGTAGTGCTGGACAGGATCCGCAAACTG gctgACCAGTGCACTGGCCTTCAGGGCTTCCTGGTTTTCCACAGCTTCGGAGGTGGCACCGGCTCTGGTTTCACCTCCCTGCTGATGGAGCGTCTGTCTGTGGATTATGGTAAGAAGTCCAAGCTGGAGTTCTCCATCTACCCAGCTCCCCAGGTGTCCACCGCTGTGGTGGAGCCCTACAACTCCATCCTGACCACCCACACCACCCTGGAGCACTCTGACTGcgccttcatggtggacaacGAGGCCATCTACGATATCTGCCGCAGGAACCTCGACATCGAACGTCCCACTTACACCAACCTGAACAGGCTGATCAGTCAGATTGtgtcctccatcactgcatCCCTTCGTTTCGATGGTGCCCTCAATGTTGATCTGACAGAGTTCCAGACCAACTTGGTGCCATATCCCCGTATCCACTTCCCTCTGGCCACCTACGCCCCAGTCATCTCTGCTGAGAAGGCTTACCATGAGCAGCTCTCTGTGGCTCAAATCACCAATGCCTGCTTcgagccagccaatcagatggtgAAATGTGACCCTCGCCACGGCAAGTACATGGCTTGTTGCCTGCTGTTCCGTGGTGATGTGGTGCCCAAAGATGTGAATGCTGCCATTGCCGCCATCAAGACCAAGCGCACTATCCagtttgtggactggtgcccCACTGGTTTCAAGGTTGGCATCAACTACCAGCCACCCACTGTCGTTCCTGGTGGAGACCTGGCCAAGGTCCAGAGGGCTGTGTGCATGCTGAGCAACACCACTGCTATTGCAGAGGCCTGGGCTCGCCTTGACCACAAGTTTGATCTGATGTACGCTAAGCGTGCCTTTGTTCACTGGTATGTGggtgaggggatggaggagggagagttctCTGAGGCCAGAGAGGATATGGCAGCTCTGGAGAAGGATTATGAGGAGGTTGGTACTGATAGTATgggagaggatgatgatgaaggagaggagtATTGA
- the LOC143326974 gene encoding tubulin alpha chain, which translates to MRECISIHVGQAGVQIGNACWELYCLEHGIQPDGQMPSDKTIGGGDDSFNTFFSETGAGKHVPRAVFVDLEPTVIDEVRTGTYRQLFHPEQLITGKEDAANNYARGHYTIGKEIIDLVLDRIRKLADQCTGLQGFLVFHSFGGGTGSGFTSLLMERLSVDYGKKSKLEFSIYPAPQVSTAVVEPYNSILTTHTTLEHSDCAFMVDNEAIYDICRRNLDIERPTYTNLNRLIGQIVSSITASLRFDGALNVDLTEFQTNLVPYPRIHFPLATYAPVISAEKAYHEQLSVSEITNACFEPANQMVKCDPRHGKYMACCLLYRGDVVPKDVNAAIATIKTKRSIQFVDWCPTGFKVGINYQPPTVVPGGDLAKVQRAVCMLSNTTAIAEAWARLDHKFDLMYAKRAFVHWYVGEGMEEGEFSEAREDMAALEKDYEEVGVDSIEGEGEEEGEEY; encoded by the exons cgTGAGTGTATCTCCATCCACGTGGGTCAGGCTGGTGTCCAGATTGGCAATGCCTGCTGGGAGCTTTACTGCCTGGAACATGGGATCCAGCCGGACGGACAGATGCCCAGTGACAAGACCattggaggaggagatgattcCTTCAACACCTTCTTCAGTGAGACTGGAGCTGGAAAGCACGTCCCcagagctgtttttgtggaCCTGGAGCCCACTGTTATTG ATGAGGTGCGCACAGGGACCTACCGCCAGCTGTTCCACCCCGAGCAGCTGATCACTGGGAAGGAGGATGCTGCCAACAACTACGCCCGTGGACACTACACCATCGGCAAAGAGATCATTGACCTGGTGCTGGACAGGATCCGCAAACTG gctgACCAGTGCACTGGCCTTCAGGGCTTCCTGGTTTTCCACAGCTTCGGAGGTGGCACCGGCTCTGGTTTCACCTCCCTGCTGATGGAGCGTCTGTCTGTGGACTACGGCAAGAAGTCCAAGCTGGAGTTCTCCATCTACCCAGCTCCCCAGGTGTCCACCGCTGTGGTGGAGCCCTACAACTCCATCCTGACCACCCACACCACCCTGGAGCACTCTGACTGcgccttcatggtggacaacGAGGCCATCTACGATATCTGCCGCAGGAACCTCGACATCGAGCGTCCCACTTACACCAACCTGAACAGGTTAATTGGTCAGATTGTGTCCTCCATCACTGCTTCCCTTCGTTTTGATGGTGCCCTCAATGTTGATCTGACAGAGTTCCAGACCAACTTGGTGCCATATCCCCGTATCCACTTCCCTCTGGCCACTTATGCCCCAGTCATCTCTGCTGAGAAGGCTTACCATGAGCAGCTCTCAGTGTCAGAAATTACCAATGCCTGCTTcgagccagccaatcagatggtgAAATGTGACCCTCGCCACGGCAAGTACATGGCTTGTTGCCTGCTGTATCGTGGTGATGTGGTGCCCAAAGATGTGAATGCTGCCATTGCCACCATCAAGACCAAGCGCTCCATCCagtttgtggactggtgcccCACTGGTTTCAAGGTCGGCATCAACTACCAGCCGCCCACTGTTGTTCCTGGTGGAGACCTGGCCAAGGTCCAGAGGGCCGTGTGCATGCTGAGCAACACCACTGCTATTGCAGAGGCCTGGGCTCGCCTTGACCACAAGTTTGATCTGATGTACGCTAAGCGTGCCTTTGTTCACTGGTATGTGggtgaggggatggaggagggagagttctCTGAGGCCAGAGAGGATATGGCAGCTCTGGAGAAGGATTATGAGGAGGTTGGAGTCGACTCCATTGAGggcgagggagaggaggaaggagaggagtaTTAA